From the genome of Verrucomicrobiota bacterium:
GCCCCTGCTGGCGTGTTCTACCGGCACCAAGCGAATCCACCATCTCAGAAGTTCCCCATCATCCCCAAACTCTGGGACCGAACGAGCGAAGACCGCCTGCGTCTTTCCAGCGGATACCTCTATCGTGAGCACTGAGGGCATACAGCCCTCGCGAGCTACCCTCAACTCGTGGTTTCCGGACGGAAGGGGAATCGGAAATGATCTCTCTCCAAGTTCGAAGCCCCGCTTCTTGAGGTCATTCCCCGCGATCGACGCCTTCAGGTTCCCCTGACCCGCTTCCACGAGATTGACAAACCTCACAAAGCCGTAGTTGTCGAGACTCTGCGCTCCCGCTCCGCCCAGGAGGGCCGCATACAGACACCAGATCGAAAGCGATTTTCTAAAGAGCTCTTTCATACAAAACCTTCACAGTTGAATTTTCAGGGATAATTCCTCCTGGATCAGTATCATTAGCCCCCTTCCTGACTCCTGGATCGACAAATACTTGAAACATTCTTCGAGTTGATCCCTCCACTCGAATCGTCCCATCACGAAGACGCCGAATGGCTTGTCCTTCGATAAAAACGCGGAAATTACGAGACCTCACGGAAGAGGAGTTGTATAGGCGACCGAAGAGCTCCTCGGCCGCCCCATCAGACCACTGCAAGTCCTCACCAGAACTAGATTGGCTGAGGCCTCCAACGCCCGCGAAGAGCGCAGGATTTCCAAAAATGAGCTGTCCCGATTCGTTAGCAAAGTCAGCCGCTTGAGAAAGAGAAGAGATGGGGCGGTTCTCGATAATGGCCTCCGCCATTTCATCTGCTCTCTCATCCCTGGTAGGGGCCCCAAGCTCGATCCCTTCTGTCGGCCAACTCATAAATTGCGGGCTGTGGCTGTTGAGAGTCACTCGGGAAATCGCTTCATCCATCTCCAATTTTCCAGCAAGAACGGCTCGAATCGCGTCTTTGGAGGCCGTATTGATGTTGATTTTTCCGTCCTGAAGGGTCGTGCCTCCTACCATTTTCGCGGAATCATAAGGTTGCCCAGCGTGAAACAAGTCCAACAGATGGCTCGCCCTGAGGCCGGGGGCGTCAAAGCGAGGATGCTCTGGTCTCCCGATCCGCAAAGTGTTTCCACCTCCGTGTTCACTACTCCCGCTCGTCGACTGGCTGATACTCGGCCAGACGAAATCATACAAGCGACTGCCGCCTCCGTTTACGTCCCACATCAGAGGGTCATAGATGTTGCCCCACGAGCTTTCACTGAAAAACACTCCTGAATTGGATACCCTCATGGGAGCCTTAGCCGGTTCAGGCGGTGCGATGTCTCCGAGGAAATTGGAGTGGTCGGGAACCCGCTCGCGATTTGAACTGGAGTTTGTAAAAGAAAGGTTCCCTACCAGGGAGTCATGCCCCCTGTCGGGCCACTCTGAAGGCATCACCCTGCCATAAACCTTTTCGGAGCCACTCCCATTTCGGTAGATACTTCCGTTGCGGATGTTACGCTGGCTTGGACTATGGTTCTGGGGGTAGCTATTAACGCTTTGGTATCCCGTCAAATAACGACTCATACGAGGATCCCCCATATTATTATAAAATCCTCCCCCTGTGCTAAACTTTGTTGAAGAGTGTCCCGCAATCGTTCCGTCAGTTCTAACCCAGTCCCTAAACAGCCCAAGCGTGCTAGGAGGACTGAACCTCTGCAAGCTTCCCAAAGACTCATCCACCAAAACCCCATCTACAAAAAGCTTATAGGAAGAAGACCTGTCTGGTGCGGTCTCGACCGGATCAATGATGAACTCATCTAAATCACATACCCGCAAGGTGTAAATGACCTCACCGACACGCACCAACTGATGTTCATTTGGCTCAAGTTGAACCGACACTGGCGCAAATTCCCAACCGTCTGGACCGGGTGAAAGACTATGATCTGATAGATCTTCATCGCCAAGCACATCTGAATCGCCAAGCTCGAAACTGACCGTTTGAAGAAACCCACCATTACTTGGTAGATACCCGGCGTTGATCTCGGCATCGGTTTCGTAGGTTAAACTGATATCACCCACAAATTCCTGGTTCGCCATATTCCACAATTCCACAAAGAGGACGGTTCGCAGGAGAAGATATTTTCCCGGATCTCTTTCTCCTACGTCAATACGATCGAATTGCTCGTCTCCATCATCGATCCCGGATACCACCAGCTCTCCACCTGTATGTTGATGCATTCCATACCAAGCAAATCGGTAGAAAAATTCGCTTACAAAAGGGCTTGAATCTACACCCCAGTAGCTTCCTCGCGACACCGTCGGATAAAGATCAACATCTGCGTAGTCTAGCATCGAGGCCATGAGCGTGAACTCGTAGTCATCTGGAAAACCTCCCGGCCGTTGCTCTACAAAATCTGGCAGAGCTTCCTCGATCCAGTTTCCCCCCTCGATGACAGCCTCATTGCGATCTGCTCGTTGAAGAAGCTCATTCAAATTCTTCTGTGGACGCCCCCAGACCACGGCCTCGATTCCCTCAAGAGGCGGCACCAGAGCTTGTTCCTCATAGGGCTGGAGCCCAGCCAAAGTGGCTTCTTCCAGAATCCTCCACTCTTCATTGCCAACCAGCCGGCCATCGGAATCTCTTTCCATACCCAGTGGTGCCTCCGCGGCGGCCAAAACCGACTCCGGTGAAACGAGAAGATTCCTGTTTTCAATCAGCTGATTGTCCAGATTGGCACCCTCCAAAGCTTGGTCTTCCTTTTCAGCCTCGGGAAAGAGAGCAAACAAGGCGACTTGAGCCGCTCCCGAATCGATTTCCTGTTCCGCCATTCCCGGTGGGGCCGCCACTTCGGAGGAAGACCGCTCATGAATCCCGTCTGGACCATTGGTATTGCCCGACGCCTCTGCATCGAGGTATCTCTGGGCATCCTCGATCCAAAAAGCATATCGCCCAACCAGTTTCCCATTCTCATCGGAGACCTCGATCCATTCCGCTTTCGAGGCGGCATCGCCTCTGATTGCCGGCATGTCAGCGACTTGGTCTTGCCCGGACATGGCATAAAAATCGACGCCAAAGTCGTTGTTTCCGTCTTCCTCATTTTGACGCGGCACCCGAAGCGTTGCCTCTCTCCTCGGCATCTGCGTGCTGCTGAAAAGAGGCGAGTAGGAATAAGTCACCTCCGAACCATCAATTTCAGGCCGTGCCAGGTAATAAAAAGGCGCGTTGGCTCCCCCCACGTCGGTTGGCACCTCTTCGCGGAGAATGACGAAATCATCCCTCAGCATATTGCTTCTTAGGAGTTTCCTGGATTCCTCCAGGCCCGCCTCCAGCATCAGCTCAGCTTGAAATTGGTCTGAATAAGCTTGAGCCGTTCCCGACTCCAGTCGAGTGATGCTGAGTGTTCCAATGAGGAGCACCAGGAGTGCTGCCATGAGAAAAATCATCACCACCAACGTGGCACCACCTTTGGGATGCTTCTGCTGGCGTTTTCTAGAATGGTTCTTTTTCATGCTAGTTTGGATCACGGTTACTTGGGCCCAAAAGGAATTCGGCCAGTCAAGACATTCACTTCTTTGTTTGTCTCCCATTGGCCCAACCATCGGGCATGATACGTCCCCCACTCGTCAGCTGTTTGAAAACGACGGGTGAGGGATCGATTTGCGACGATCAATTCCACTTCAAAAAAATCCGGAGGCACTTCTAGTCCGGCCGTCCACTGTTGGACTGCTCCCGAATCGTTGCGATATTTTGGCTGCAGATCAAAAGACACCACTCCGTAGGCAACGACTTCATCAGTAGTTTCGGAGACCACCTCCGTAGGTTCAGGATCGGCCGAGCCTCTTCTCTCCGCAAAGACAGTCGCGCTCCCCGAAAATCCCCTCATTAACTTTGGGACCACTCGAGGCGAATTGGCGAACCCCTCGGGGACGACGTCCAAGTAGTAGGTGACTTCGCATACATCGCCGACCCGCTCTTCCTCAGCCTGCACAAAGTCTGGTTTTAGGGTGTAAAAACCCAAACGGGGGCCGTCGGCGAATTTGTCATTTCCTTCTACCAACCGAAAACCCTCCGGCCACACTGAAGTGGCTAAGTCTTCCGTTAGCATGAGAACGGCTGCCCGCCCTTCGCTCGTCTTCTCAATGTTTCCTTGGATTCGACCAGCTGAGTTCCCGCCGTGATTCACTGCCAAGACCATCATTGTGAGAGCGAGGATGGATACCGCCATCGCTGCCAGCATCTCTAGCAAGGTAAAGCCTGGCTTAGACGCTCTGGATGGCTGTTTGGCCCAGATCATTTTGTGACTACCGAGATGAACTCAATGGATTCACGCCGAGTGCTCTCCGCACCGGCCGGATATTCGAGAGACAATTCGACTTGGGCGGAGCGAGCGTCCCCGCCGCTAGTGTCAAAATCGGCCGGCCGACCCACAATTTTCACCATGAAAAAAATCGGGCTGGAACCAAAATTGATCAGTCCGTTCTCATACTGTTCGGTAGACAATTTCCCGAGAAGAAGGCCGTCTTCGGAAAGCGCGAGATACTGATCTGCGATCGTGGGCCAATTATCCAGTTCGCTCTCACTCATTTCAAAAACCGAATCAAATCCAGCGCCAGCCGCTTCCAATTCCTCAAATACCACTTTCGCGGCCAAGATCGCTTGGCTGCGTTTGGTGGCTTCTTCGCCCGTCCGAGCCGCCACCGTGAGCGCGGTCAGGAATACCGGAACGATTAGGCTGATCATACCGATCGCCATCACGACTTCGGTGATTGAAAATCCTCGGCTTGAATTTGGCTTCATCACGGCCTCACCCAATAGGCCCGTCCAGTACTCCTTCCCAAGAGTAGGTATTCCTGATTGCTCTCGTCCTCAAAGACCTCGGTTCCCACATAGCGACCCGAACCAACCGAAATTTCGATATCTCCTGCACCGCTGGGAAACGAGACAGTTCCCAATCGAGAAAACGTGATGGCAGAAAAAGCCGAGGTTGCCTCCCCGGCGATGCCTGTTTCGGGATCCACCTCGGCAAAGGTGCGTTTTGGGAAAGTCAAAAAATTAGGCGCTTGCGTGCCGTCCTCGGCCGATCCTTCCGAAATGATAACTCCAGCGGGCAGTTGCTCCATTTCCACAACTTTGGTGTAGGGGAGAGGCCCCGAGCTGGGAAATTCCTCCCCAAGTTCCAGAATTTGGATTTGCATCCTATTTTCGGGATTGGCCCCGGCGCCGATGGTGCCTGGATTTCCAAAGACAACGGCCACTCCCTGTCTTTGAAGAATTGCTTTGGCTCTCGCCTGTTCCAAAAGCGAGAGCACTGTCCCGGTCGACTCCCTGACGACCGCACCAGCGGACTGGGGATTCATCATTTGGAAGGAAACGGCACCCAGCACGCCTATCACCGCCATCACAGTCAAGAGCTCCACCAGCGTCAACCCGCCATGGGCCTGCTTGCCCCGATTTGTCAGGAAGAGCTTCATTCAACGAACTGGGTCGTTTTTCACAAAAAACATCGGCGAATCAATGAGCAGCCAGTCTGCCAGTTTGCGCAAATTGTGCCAAAATCAGCCGATTTAATGTATGGTCAATGTATTCTCGTTGTTTGCGAGGTGTTTGTATCTGAAGATTTCGTTTCAATCGGGAGCATGTCGCCGGTAAAACCTTCCCATTTTTTCGGAATCGATGTCGGAATCCAACGAGGATGCGTCGTCGCAGTTCTCAATCATCGGGGTAAAATCGTCACAAGCCATTGGTTTTCACGAGGCAACGAGGCCGATTCCATCGGGGACTGGATGCTGGATCTTTGTCCCGATGGTGCTGGGGTGGTCGGGATCGATGCGCCCCGGTGCCCCCTCCCCCGCCCCCGAAAGTGGTTCTGGCGAAGCGACCGGTGGCGCGCGCGGGGTCCTCGGGAGGCGGGACGGGGGCGACATTGTGAGGTCGCCATCAAAGCCCTGAAACTCGGCAATCCCCAATGGTCGCCGCTAGCCTCGGACCCCATCCCTGAGTGGATGGCGCTCGGTTTCGCCCTTTTCGACCGCCTGCAACCCGCGCTGGAGACCTACGAAGTGTTTCCCACCGCCAGCTATCGCCAGCTCCACCAAGCAGGAACTCAATCCCTCGAAATCGACCTTTCGCAGTGCGCTCCTGGCCCCAAGGATCTTCTGGATGCCTGCACCGCCGCCGAAACGGTCCGTCGCTTGAAGCTTGGACGAGGCTCACTCGTCGGAGGGGGCGACGGCTTGGGAACGATCGCGCTACCCGGACCCACCTCACCCCATCCCGTTTTGCAATGGCCTGCTTCTTGAAATCCACCACCCTCC
Proteins encoded in this window:
- a CDS encoding prepilin-type N-terminal cleavage/methylation domain-containing protein, which encodes MKLFLTNRGKQAHGGLTLVELLTVMAVIGVLGAVSFQMMNPQSAGAVVRESTGTVLSLLEQARAKAILQRQGVAVVFGNPGTIGAGANPENRMQIQILELGEEFPSSGPLPYTKVVEMEQLPAGVIISEGSAEDGTQAPNFLTFPKRTFAEVDPETGIAGEATSAFSAITFSRLGTVSFPSGAGDIEISVGSGRYVGTEVFEDESNQEYLLLGRSTGRAYWVRP